Proteins found in one archaeon genomic segment:
- a CDS encoding tetratricopeptide repeat protein, translating into MSDPAGERRLGAIMFTDVVGYSSITSVDERRALRLLDEHRGVLSSVFQKYGGRVVKTIGDGFLVEFASAVEAVNCAVDAQRQMSNANQGREAGDRVSVRIGIHVGDVVHSGGDVLGDAVNVAARVQPVAEAGGICVTRQVVDQVERKVDAKLVRIGVRELKNIRYPVELYRVEVSGKTASVGEQTLDQRRLAILPFTNLSGDPEDRYFADGMTEELIATVSRIGELSVISRTSVMRYKDRSVSIGEIGVELSAGSVLEGSVRRAGNKVRITVQLIDARSERHLWAQSYDRDLTDVFAIQADIAEKVAEALKVQLLSKEKAGLGKKRPVDPEAYTLYLKGRTLWNERTQDAVTTALKHFEEAVKIDPGFAEAYSGLADCYLILADYRHITVATGIAEGKKYARKAIELDEALAEGHASMGLALGTEWEFEAAVGEFNRALELRPNYAFALHWSAFDHYFLGLYDESFELELKAAALDPYSLPIACSLSVLYMERGRQAEALERLDRLATLNPNHMLAYFWRSFARTWAGRNEEAIADARRCVELGEETIALLQLAWVLASAGKVEEAVGVLDKAQSRPDAANMWAAYLGAVQLLVGRDAEGFASMQRALKKLDNKLFTFGVAPSERKFLGDPRWKAIEAQLKKYRRSATAS; encoded by the coding sequence TTGAGCGACCCGGCTGGCGAGAGGAGGCTTGGAGCAATAATGTTCACCGACGTCGTCGGCTACTCTTCGATTACCTCCGTTGACGAGCGGCGGGCGCTGAGGCTCCTGGACGAGCACAGAGGGGTCTTGAGCTCGGTCTTCCAGAAGTATGGGGGACGGGTCGTCAAGACGATAGGGGATGGTTTCCTCGTGGAGTTCGCGAGCGCCGTGGAGGCGGTCAACTGCGCGGTCGACGCGCAGAGGCAGATGTCAAACGCCAACCAAGGGAGAGAGGCGGGCGACCGGGTCTCGGTGAGGATCGGGATACACGTGGGCGACGTGGTGCACTCTGGGGGCGACGTGCTGGGGGACGCAGTCAATGTCGCGGCTCGGGTTCAGCCGGTGGCTGAGGCGGGCGGGATCTGTGTGACCCGACAGGTGGTCGACCAGGTTGAGAGGAAGGTCGACGCCAAGTTGGTCAGGATTGGCGTCCGCGAACTTAAGAACATCAGATACCCGGTCGAGCTTTACAGGGTTGAGGTGTCAGGAAAGACGGCAAGCGTAGGTGAGCAGACCTTGGACCAGCGCAGGTTGGCCATCCTCCCCTTCACGAATCTGAGCGGCGACCCTGAAGACAGGTACTTCGCGGACGGGATGACGGAGGAACTGATCGCCACTGTGTCGAGAATCGGCGAATTGTCGGTGATCTCAAGGACCTCGGTGATGAGGTACAAGGACAGGTCCGTCTCCATAGGGGAGATCGGGGTCGAGCTTTCGGCTGGGAGCGTGCTCGAGGGGAGCGTGAGGAGGGCTGGGAACAAGGTGAGGATCACGGTCCAACTCATCGACGCTCGGAGCGAAAGGCACCTCTGGGCACAGAGCTACGACAGGGACCTGACCGACGTCTTCGCGATCCAGGCGGACATCGCCGAGAAGGTGGCCGAGGCACTCAAGGTTCAGCTGCTGTCGAAGGAGAAGGCGGGATTAGGAAAGAAGAGGCCGGTGGACCCGGAGGCGTACACCCTCTACCTGAAGGGACGGACGCTGTGGAACGAGAGGACCCAGGATGCGGTGACGACCGCCTTGAAGCACTTCGAGGAGGCGGTGAAGATCGACCCCGGGTTCGCGGAGGCATATTCAGGCCTGGCGGACTGTTACCTGATATTGGCAGACTACAGGCACATCACGGTCGCTACTGGGATAGCCGAGGGAAAGAAGTACGCTCGGAAGGCGATCGAGCTCGATGAGGCCTTGGCCGAAGGACACGCGTCGATGGGGTTGGCGTTGGGGACCGAGTGGGAGTTCGAGGCGGCCGTCGGCGAGTTCAATCGGGCCTTGGAGCTGAGGCCCAACTACGCGTTTGCCCTTCACTGGTCTGCGTTCGACCACTATTTCTTGGGGCTGTACGACGAGTCGTTCGAGTTGGAGCTGAAGGCGGCGGCGCTGGACCCCTACTCGCTCCCGATAGCGTGCTCCCTGTCCGTCTTATACATGGAGAGAGGAAGGCAGGCTGAGGCGTTGGAGAGGCTCGACAGGCTTGCCACCCTGAACCCGAACCACATGCTGGCCTACTTCTGGAGGTCCTTCGCCAGGACTTGGGCTGGGAGGAACGAGGAGGCGATAGCCGATGCGAGGAGGTGCGTTGAGCTGGGAGAAGAGACGATCGCTCTGCTGCAGCTTGCCTGGGTTCTTGCATCGGCAGGGAAGGTCGAGGAGGCGGTTGGAGTGCTCGATAAGGCTCAGTCGCGCCCGGACGCGGCTAACATGTGGGCTGCTTACCTAGGAGCCGTGCAGCTCCTGGTGGGAAGGGATGCGGAGGGGTTCGCCTCGATGCAGAGGGCGCTGAAAAAGCTGGACAACAAGCTGTTCACCTTCGGGGTGGCTCCCTCCGAAAGGAAGTTCCTGGGCGACCCTCGGTGGAAGGCCATCGAGGCGCAACTCAAGAAGTACAGAAGAAGCGCTACCGCTTCCTGA
- a CDS encoding ParB/RepB/Spo0J family partition protein: MAKFTSAQQGWKEQLGTVMSVEVTKLFVGKTNVRKSPGDVGDLVDSVREKGILEPVIARPVGGRFELVVGSRRFEAAKIAGIKKIPAVVRPMTDEEAIIVSLVENIQRRDIEPEEEYDAIAALRKANPKAYGTSEQLAKAIGKSRRYVEDRINAVEAVRNIRRESRSEITVKQAPLPRERREGVLPVKHATFLHRAEEAPTVQELPKRERAAQMKELAETIAPMRRPEAESVVSHFVMAPQRPVEDIKREVSYLHAVKLEVLLDPRVAEGLRRAAEERNTTMEAVATLAIHSWLRLQRYA; encoded by the coding sequence TTGGCAAAGTTCACCTCGGCGCAGCAGGGCTGGAAGGAGCAGCTCGGGACGGTGATGTCCGTCGAGGTCACGAAGCTCTTCGTAGGGAAGACCAACGTCAGGAAGAGCCCCGGCGACGTCGGGGACCTGGTAGACTCGGTCAGAGAGAAGGGGATCCTAGAGCCTGTCATAGCCAGGCCGGTGGGAGGAAGGTTCGAGCTCGTAGTCGGGTCGAGGAGGTTCGAGGCGGCCAAGATTGCGGGGATCAAGAAGATCCCGGCGGTCGTCAGGCCCATGACGGACGAAGAAGCGATCATAGTCTCGCTAGTCGAGAACATCCAGAGGAGGGACATCGAGCCTGAGGAGGAGTACGACGCCATCGCCGCGCTTAGGAAGGCCAACCCGAAGGCCTACGGGACTTCAGAGCAGCTCGCAAAGGCGATCGGCAAGTCGAGGAGGTACGTCGAAGACAGGATCAATGCGGTCGAAGCGGTCAGGAACATCAGGAGGGAGTCGAGGTCAGAGATAACGGTCAAGCAGGCCCCGCTCCCGAGGGAGCGGAGAGAGGGCGTCCTTCCGGTCAAGCACGCCACCTTCCTTCACCGCGCCGAGGAGGCTCCCACTGTCCAAGAGCTTCCCAAGAGAGAGAGGGCCGCCCAGATGAAGGAGCTGGCGGAGACAATCGCACCGATGCGCAGGCCGGAGGCGGAGAGCGTGGTCAGCCACTTCGTCATGGCCCCGCAGAGGCCTGTCGAAGACATCAAGCGGGAGGTCTCCTACCTGCACGCCGTCAAGCTCGAAGTGCTTCTCGATCCCAGGGTGGCGGAAGGCCTGAGGAGGGCCGCTGAGGAGAGGAACACCACGATGGAGGCGGTCGCGAC
- the msrB gene encoding peptide-methionine (R)-S-oxide reductase MsrB, translated as MNDQERAALKQKLKDQLTPEQYEVCFLKGTERAFTGKYWNSHEKGMFHCAVCGQTLFDSNTKFDSGTGWPSFFQPIKKESVSEETDTSYGMKRVEVNCSNCGAHLGHVFDDGPNPTGLRYCINSASIVHEKDMPKQG; from the coding sequence ATGAACGACCAGGAGAGGGCGGCACTCAAGCAGAAGCTCAAGGACCAGCTGACTCCGGAGCAGTACGAAGTCTGCTTCCTGAAGGGTACTGAACGCGCCTTCACCGGGAAGTACTGGAACAGCCACGAAAAGGGAATGTTCCACTGCGCCGTCTGCGGGCAGACGCTCTTCGACTCTAACACAAAGTTCGACTCGGGCACAGGGTGGCCCAGCTTCTTCCAGCCCATCAAGAAGGAAAGCGTCAGCGAGGAGACCGACACCAGCTACGGCATGAAGAGAGTCGAGGTCAACTGCTCAAACTGCGGGGCCCACCTGGGGCACGTCTTCGACGACGGCCCAAACCCGACCGGGCTGAGATACTGCATAAACTCAGCGTCCATCGTCCACGAGAAGGACATGCCCAAGCAGGGCTAG